The following are encoded together in the Janthinobacterium sp. Marseille genome:
- the lptG gene encoding LPS export ABC transporter permease LptG, with protein sequence MKILQKYFSLEIGRSVLFVLIAFLALFAFFDLVGELKSVGHGGYKIQHAFLYVVLEMPGYVYELMPIAALIGTIWALSQFAARSEFTIMRASSMSTAMVGAILLKIGVVFALITFVFGEFVVPITSNMAERIRVNSQGGALSQEFRSGLWTKDVIRSNGQEGEVLGSRFVNVRELRPDGKLMNLKIYEFNRNFHLTSLITAGSADYAGANTWTLNDGTVAAFGESKLQGATTATDITTAISTSKFKTQSLVSEMTPEILSVGFTDPATMSAIALVNYTQYLSENNRDTVRYEIALWKKVVYPFAVFVMMALALPFAYLHFRSGGVSLKIFTGIMIGVSFQLINSLFSHLGLLNTWPPFATAILPSLLFLTVAVGALMWVERH encoded by the coding sequence ATGAAGATCCTGCAAAAATACTTTTCGCTGGAAATCGGCCGTTCAGTCCTGTTCGTGCTGATCGCCTTCCTTGCCTTGTTTGCCTTCTTCGATTTGGTCGGCGAGCTGAAGTCGGTCGGACATGGTGGCTACAAGATCCAGCATGCCTTCCTGTACGTGGTCCTGGAAATGCCGGGCTATGTGTATGAATTGATGCCGATTGCCGCCTTGATCGGCACGATCTGGGCCTTATCGCAATTTGCCGCACGTTCGGAATTCACCATCATGCGCGCCTCCAGCATGTCGACCGCGATGGTCGGCGCGATCCTGCTCAAGATTGGTGTGGTGTTTGCCCTGATTACCTTTGTCTTCGGTGAATTTGTAGTGCCGATTACATCGAATATGGCAGAAAGAATCCGCGTCAACAGCCAGGGTGGTGCACTGTCGCAGGAATTCCGTTCCGGGCTGTGGACCAAGGATGTGATCCGTTCGAACGGCCAAGAGGGTGAAGTACTCGGTTCGCGCTTCGTCAACGTGCGTGAACTGAGGCCGGATGGCAAATTAATGAATTTGAAGATTTATGAATTCAATCGCAATTTCCACCTGACTTCATTGATCACTGCAGGCTCAGCCGATTATGCGGGCGCAAATACCTGGACGCTGAATGACGGCACGGTCGCCGCTTTCGGAGAAAGCAAATTGCAGGGAGCGACTACCGCGACGGATATCACCACTGCGATTTCCACCAGCAAGTTCAAGACCCAATCGCTGGTATCGGAAATGACGCCGGAAATCCTGTCGGTGGGTTTCACCGATCCGGCCACCATGTCCGCCATCGCGCTGGTGAATTACACGCAATACCTGTCGGAAAATAATCGCGATACAGTGCGCTATGAAATCGCCTTGTGGAAAAAAGTGGTTTATCCATTCGCGGTATTCGTCATGATGGCGCTGGCTTTGCCCTTTGCTTACCTGCATTTCCGTTCTGGTGGCGTCAGCCTGAAGATCTTTACCGGCATCATGATAGGCGTCAGCTTCCAGCTGATTAACAGCCTGTTCTCGCACCTCGGTTTGCTCAATACCTGGCCACCGTTTGCGACGGCTATCCTGCCTAGCCTCCTGTTCCTGACGGTGGCGGTGGGTGCGCTGATGTGGGTCGAGCGTCATTGA
- the pal gene encoding peptidoglycan-associated lipoprotein Pal, which yields MRALTSVFILSSALLMAACSSTKLDDKAPVEDRTGSSAAADPRSVGTVNASSDPLNDPQGVLAKRSIYFDFDSYIVKPEFQQVVENHAKYLKSNQGRKIIIQGNTDDRGGAEYNLALGQKRAEAVRKSLSLLGVPETQMEAVSLGKEKPKALGSDEAAWAENRRADIVY from the coding sequence ATGCGCGCCTTAACATCCGTTTTTATCTTATCCAGTGCTTTGCTGATGGCAGCCTGCTCGTCGACCAAACTGGACGACAAAGCACCGGTTGAAGACCGTACCGGCTCAAGCGCAGCAGCTGATCCACGCTCGGTTGGTACCGTCAATGCATCCAGCGATCCATTGAACGATCCACAAGGCGTGCTGGCTAAACGCAGCATCTACTTCGACTTCGACAGCTACATCGTCAAACCTGAATTCCAGCAAGTCGTTGAAAACCACGCCAAATACCTGAAAAGCAACCAAGGTCGCAAAATCATCATCCAGGGTAATACCGATGATCGCGGCGGCGCAGAGTACAACCTGGCCCTCGGTCAAAAACGTGCAGAAGCAGTGCGTAAATCACTGTCCCTGTTAGGCGTACCTGAAACGCAAATGGAAGCTGTCTCCCTGGGCAAGGAAAAACCAAAAGCACTGGGCAGCGACGAAGCAGCATGGGCAGAAAACCGCCGTGCCGACATCGTTTATTAA
- a CDS encoding leucyl aminopeptidase — translation MDFSIKPLDAKSTIGSIKTGCIAVAVFEDKKLSAGAQALDRKGEISAALKSGDISGKAGSTLLLRGVNGGTTERVLLVGLGKQDAVTEKDFNAAAQAVVRAFTTLGSSEAVIALPFDTVASRDSAWAIRCTILSAREAAYRFDSLKSKKEPTASGVKKIAFAVPAAAVNSAREAVTQAVAVANGIDLTKDLGNFPANVCTPTYLANTAKKMAKEFKLEVEVLDRKQLQALKMGSFLSVTNGSVEPPKFIVLKHNGGKAKDAPTVLVGKGITFDSGGISLKPGAAMDEMKYDMGGAASVLGTMRAIAELKLKLNVIVVIPTCENMPSGSATKPGDIVTSMSGQTIEVLNTDAEGRLVLCDALTYVERFKPAAVVDVATLTGACIVALGHHNSGLFTRNDDAHDALANELLTAGKVAGDTAWRMPIEESYQEQLKSNFADMANIGGPAAGSVTAACFLERYTKKYTWAHLDIAGTAWKSGAAKGSTGRPVPLLTTFLIARAQAAGK, via the coding sequence ATGGACTTTAGCATAAAACCATTGGACGCAAAAAGCACTATCGGCAGTATCAAGACGGGCTGTATCGCAGTTGCCGTATTTGAAGACAAGAAACTGTCAGCAGGCGCACAGGCGCTGGATCGCAAGGGTGAAATCAGTGCTGCCCTGAAGTCCGGCGACATCAGCGGCAAAGCCGGTTCCACCCTGCTCTTGCGCGGCGTCAATGGCGGCACCACCGAACGCGTGCTGCTGGTCGGCCTCGGCAAGCAGGATGCCGTGACAGAAAAAGATTTCAACGCGGCGGCCCAGGCCGTCGTCCGTGCATTTACCACCCTCGGCAGCAGCGAAGCCGTGATTGCCCTGCCATTTGATACCGTCGCCAGCCGCGACAGCGCCTGGGCCATCCGTTGCACCATCCTGAGCGCACGCGAAGCCGCTTACCGCTTCGATAGCCTCAAAAGCAAGAAAGAACCGACCGCCAGCGGCGTCAAGAAAATCGCCTTTGCGGTACCGGCAGCAGCTGTCAACAGCGCCAGGGAAGCCGTCACGCAAGCGGTTGCCGTCGCCAACGGCATCGACCTGACCAAGGATCTCGGCAATTTCCCGGCCAACGTCTGTACGCCGACCTATCTGGCCAATACAGCCAAGAAAATGGCGAAAGAATTCAAACTGGAAGTCGAAGTACTGGACCGCAAGCAATTGCAGGCCTTGAAAATGGGCAGCTTCCTGTCGGTGACCAACGGCAGCGTCGAACCGCCTAAATTCATCGTCCTCAAGCATAACGGCGGCAAAGCCAAGGATGCACCTACCGTGCTGGTCGGCAAAGGCATCACCTTTGATTCCGGCGGCATCTCGCTGAAACCGGGCGCGGCCATGGATGAAATGAAATACGACATGGGCGGTGCGGCTTCGGTGCTCGGCACCATGCGTGCGATTGCCGAACTCAAGCTCAAGCTCAACGTCATCGTCGTCATCCCTACCTGCGAGAACATGCCGTCCGGCAGCGCGACCAAACCGGGCGATATCGTCACCTCGATGTCTGGCCAGACCATCGAAGTCTTGAATACCGACGCCGAAGGCCGTCTGGTACTGTGCGATGCACTGACCTACGTGGAACGCTTCAAACCGGCAGCAGTGGTGGACGTCGCAACCCTGACCGGTGCCTGCATCGTCGCCCTCGGCCATCACAACTCCGGCCTGTTCACCCGCAATGACGATGCCCACGACGCACTGGCCAACGAATTGCTCACGGCCGGTAAAGTTGCAGGCGATACCGCATGGCGCATGCCTATCGAAGAAAGCTATCAGGAGCAACTGAAGTCGAATTTTGCTGACATGGCCAATATCGGCGGCCCGGCCGCTGGTTCAGTCACCGCAGCCTGCTTCCTTGAGCGCTACACCAAGAAATACACCTGGGCGCATCTGGATATCGCTGGTACTGCATGGAAAAGCGGCGCAGCCAAGGGTTCAACCGGACGTCCGGTGCCTTTACTGACCACCTTCCTGATCGCACGCGCTCAAGCTGCCGGCAAGTAA
- a CDS encoding PilZ domain-containing protein, which produces MATHDLALLPRIAPSAERKIFRRRAILNFGQDHYSHARTIDISPHDMSIMVESPLSIGHSASLAFNITVDQRTMPLEFKGKVSYCVLVGTEGFRVGFELASAGDASHKQRIAQIMQTLPC; this is translated from the coding sequence ATGGCGACGCATGACCTGGCTCTTCTTCCCCGCATCGCACCTTCCGCAGAACGAAAAATCTTCCGCCGTCGCGCCATCCTTAATTTCGGTCAGGATCATTATTCGCATGCACGGACGATCGATATTTCGCCGCACGACATGAGCATCATGGTGGAGTCGCCGCTGTCGATAGGGCATAGCGCCAGCCTGGCGTTCAATATCACGGTCGACCAAAGGACCATGCCGCTGGAGTTCAAGGGCAAGGTCAGTTACTGCGTGTTGGTTGGTACGGAAGGGTTCAGGGTGGGGTTTGAGTTGGCATCAGCCGGTGATGCGTCGCATAAGCAGCGTATTGCACAAATCATGCAGACATTGCCTTGTTAG
- the ybgF gene encoding tol-pal system protein YbgF, with protein MIKKTLIAALMAAFSCASLSAHAALFGDDEARKAIIELRGKVDGIQQSKAETSAVLSLSNQNEALKQEISRLNGQIEVLSNEVQNLQQRQKDFYVDLDNRLRKLEPQVVAVDGKDAMVGQSEQSAYDSALALFKAGDYKKSGTAFGDFVQRYPESAYAPSAQYWIGNAYYAQRDYKNAITAQQALLKKYPDNPKAADALLNIASSQTELKDRAAAKKTLESLVAKYPNAPAAQTAKERLASFK; from the coding sequence ATGATTAAAAAAACCCTTATTGCGGCCTTGATGGCCGCATTTTCTTGTGCGTCGCTGTCAGCGCATGCCGCGCTGTTCGGCGACGATGAGGCGCGCAAGGCGATCATCGAGTTGCGTGGCAAAGTCGACGGCATCCAGCAAAGCAAGGCGGAAACATCCGCAGTGCTTTCGCTCTCCAACCAGAACGAAGCATTGAAGCAGGAGATCTCCCGCCTCAATGGCCAGATCGAAGTGCTGTCGAATGAAGTGCAGAACCTGCAGCAAAGGCAAAAGGATTTTTACGTCGATCTCGACAACCGCCTGCGCAAGCTGGAACCGCAAGTCGTGGCGGTGGACGGCAAGGATGCGATGGTCGGGCAATCTGAACAGAGTGCCTACGACAGCGCCCTCGCCTTGTTCAAGGCCGGCGATTACAAAAAATCCGGTACCGCCTTCGGCGACTTCGTCCAGCGCTATCCTGAATCCGCGTACGCACCTTCAGCACAATACTGGATAGGCAATGCTTACTACGCGCAACGTGATTATAAGAATGCGATCACTGCGCAGCAGGCACTATTGAAAAAATATCCGGACAATCCAAAAGCGGCTGATGCCTTATTGAATATCGCCAGCTCGCAAACGGAATTGAAAGACCGCGCGGCAGCCAAGAAAACCCTGGAGTCCCTGGTCGCGAAATATCCGAATGCCCCGGCTGCACAAACAGCCAAAGAGCGTTTGGCAAGTTTTAAATAA
- the ybgC gene encoding tol-pal system-associated acyl-CoA thioesterase, producing MLSNFTWTVRVYYEDTDAGGVVFYANYLKFFERARTEWLRSAGINQQLMTETHGVMFVVKSTAVDYHAPAKLDNELKLTVVVERMGRASVQFIQEAWRVTVDADGEHKELLATGRIKVGCVDTQRFKPSQIPSQVLDCIKTLEVRPAE from the coding sequence ATGCTGTCAAATTTTACGTGGACCGTTCGCGTCTACTATGAAGATACCGATGCCGGTGGCGTCGTCTTCTACGCCAACTACCTGAAGTTCTTTGAACGCGCCCGCACCGAATGGCTGCGCAGCGCAGGCATCAACCAGCAATTGATGACCGAGACGCACGGCGTCATGTTCGTCGTTAAAAGCACCGCAGTCGACTATCACGCCCCGGCCAAACTCGATAATGAACTGAAATTGACAGTCGTAGTCGAAAGGATGGGCCGTGCTTCGGTGCAGTTCATACAAGAAGCATGGCGCGTTACTGTTGACGCTGATGGCGAGCACAAGGAATTGCTGGCCACCGGGCGTATCAAGGTCGGCTGCGTCGATACGCAGCGTTTCAAACCCAGCCAGATTCCCAGCCAGGTATTGGATTGCATCAAAACCCTGGAAGTACGCCCGGCCGAATAA
- a CDS encoding SDR family NAD(P)-dependent oxidoreductase: protein MIVLVTGATSGFGAEMARKFAQHGHKVIATGRRQDRLDALAAEIGPSVLTVAMDVTDKESIAAALAGLPPEWKEIDVLINNAGLALGVAPAQSASLEQWETMIETNCKGLVTVTRLLLPEMLKRNRGTIINISSSAGAYAYPGANVYGATKAFVDQFTRNLRADLVGTGVRASNIAPGLAGGTEFSNVRLKDDAAAAKVYEGTTPLSPADIAETAYWIATLPAHVNINHIELMPTCQGFGPLFIKRNI from the coding sequence ATGATCGTCTTGGTCACAGGTGCAACTTCAGGCTTCGGCGCTGAAATGGCACGAAAATTTGCGCAACATGGTCATAAAGTGATCGCTACCGGCCGCCGCCAGGACAGGCTGGATGCACTCGCCGCCGAAATCGGCCCGTCCGTGCTGACGGTCGCAATGGATGTCACCGACAAGGAATCGATCGCCGCCGCGCTGGCAGGCCTGCCGCCAGAATGGAAGGAAATTGATGTATTGATCAATAACGCCGGCCTCGCGCTAGGCGTGGCTCCGGCCCAATCCGCGTCGCTCGAACAATGGGAAACCATGATAGAGACCAACTGCAAAGGCCTGGTCACCGTCACCCGCCTGCTGCTGCCGGAAATGCTCAAGCGCAATCGCGGCACCATCATCAATATCAGCTCCAGCGCCGGTGCTTATGCTTATCCGGGCGCCAACGTGTATGGTGCGACCAAGGCTTTTGTCGATCAATTCACCCGTAACCTGCGCGCCGACCTGGTCGGTACCGGCGTGCGTGCGTCGAATATCGCGCCCGGCCTGGCCGGTGGCACCGAATTCTCGAATGTACGCCTGAAGGATGATGCAGCCGCGGCCAAGGTCTATGAAGGCACGACGCCACTGAGCCCGGCCGATATTGCCGAAACCGCTTACTGGATCGCCACCCTGCCGGCCCACGTCAATATCAACCACATTGAATTGATGCCAACCTGCCAGGGCTTTGGGCCCTTATTCATCAAACGCAATATCTGA
- the tolQ gene encoding protein TolQ, whose translation MTVTQDLSFVHLITNASVLVQLVMALLLGVSVMSWTYIFRKMFAIKNARAQTEEFERAFWSGGDLNTLYLEASSNRRKNNGSTGALERIFEAGMSEFNKAKGSNDSFHVSARLDGARRAMRAAYQREMDALESHLAFLASVGSVSPYVGLFGTVWGIMNAFRGLANVQQATLAAVAPGIAEALIATAIGLFAAIPAVVAYNRYSHDIDRLAIRFESFVEEFSNILQRQTR comes from the coding sequence ATGACCGTCACTCAAGACCTTTCCTTCGTACACCTCATCACCAACGCTTCGGTTCTTGTACAGCTCGTCATGGCGCTTTTGCTTGGCGTGTCCGTCATGAGCTGGACCTACATCTTCCGCAAGATGTTCGCGATCAAGAATGCCCGTGCGCAAACCGAGGAATTCGAACGCGCCTTCTGGTCCGGTGGCGATCTCAACACCCTCTACCTTGAAGCCAGCTCCAACCGCCGCAAGAACAATGGTTCGACCGGCGCACTGGAACGCATCTTCGAAGCCGGCATGAGCGAATTCAATAAAGCCAAGGGTTCCAATGATTCCTTCCACGTCAGCGCCCGCCTCGACGGTGCCCGTCGTGCGATGCGCGCCGCCTACCAGCGTGAAATGGATGCACTGGAATCCCACCTTGCCTTCCTCGCGTCGGTCGGTTCGGTTTCGCCGTATGTCGGTTTGTTCGGTACCGTATGGGGCATCATGAACGCCTTCCGTGGCCTGGCGAATGTGCAGCAGGCGACCCTGGCCGCTGTGGCTCCCGGCATCGCCGAAGCCTTGATCGCAACTGCGATCGGCCTGTTCGCCGCAATTCCTGCGGTGGTTGCATACAACCGTTACTCGCACGATATCGATCGCCTCGCGATTCGTTTCGAGAGCTTCGTTGAAGAGTTCTCGAACATCCTGCAACGCCAGACCCGATAA
- the tolB gene encoding Tol-Pal system beta propeller repeat protein TolB, which produces MIKTTFLRSFAVMALFITTLAHAQLRVEIAGVGANQIPVAIAAFGDETLAPQQVSAIIKADLLRSGFFKIIDTGGVLTENSQLNLADWKSRGADAIVVGSVLKLADGRYEVRYRLFDTVKGTQLSSLALASQPQFLRVSAHKVADDVYEKLTGIKGAFATRIAYVTKSPKEFRLEIADSDGEGTQVALRSNEPIISPSWSPDGTKVAYVSFENKKPVVYIQDLVSRKRTVAANFKGSNSAPSWAPDGNRLAVALSRDGLTQVYVVNADGTGLRRLSSSNGIDTEPQFSADGQSIFFTSDRSGGPQIYKMGANGGEARRVTFSGSYNISPRISPDGKYLAYISRREGKFQLFLLDLTNGQEQRLSDTVKDESPSFSPNGKYLMYATESGRRGTLAVVSVDGQVKQRLTTQAGDIREPTWGPFMK; this is translated from the coding sequence ATGATAAAGACTACTTTCTTACGCTCATTCGCGGTAATGGCGCTCTTCATTACCACCCTCGCCCACGCGCAATTACGGGTTGAAATCGCCGGCGTCGGTGCCAACCAGATCCCGGTCGCGATTGCCGCTTTCGGTGACGAAACACTTGCCCCGCAGCAAGTCAGCGCCATCATCAAGGCCGACCTGTTGCGCAGCGGCTTCTTCAAGATCATCGATACCGGCGGTGTCCTGACTGAAAACTCGCAACTCAATCTTGCCGACTGGAAATCGCGTGGCGCCGACGCCATCGTCGTCGGCAGCGTGCTGAAACTGGCGGACGGCCGTTATGAAGTACGTTATCGCCTGTTTGATACCGTCAAGGGCACCCAGCTGTCTTCGTTGGCCCTGGCCTCGCAGCCGCAATTCCTGCGCGTCTCGGCGCACAAGGTGGCGGACGACGTCTATGAAAAGCTGACCGGCATCAAGGGTGCGTTTGCGACCCGCATTGCCTATGTGACCAAATCACCTAAGGAATTCCGCCTCGAAATCGCTGATTCGGACGGTGAAGGCACCCAGGTCGCACTGCGCTCGAACGAACCGATCATCTCGCCTTCGTGGTCACCGGACGGCACCAAAGTCGCCTACGTTTCATTTGAAAACAAAAAACCTGTCGTTTATATCCAGGACCTGGTGAGCCGCAAGCGCACCGTCGCCGCCAACTTCAAGGGCAGCAACTCTGCACCATCGTGGGCTCCGGACGGCAACCGCCTGGCAGTGGCGCTGTCACGTGACGGCCTGACCCAGGTTTATGTCGTCAATGCAGACGGTACCGGCCTGCGTCGCCTGAGCAGCTCCAACGGCATCGACACCGAACCGCAATTCTCGGCCGACGGCCAAAGTATCTTCTTCACCAGCGACCGCAGCGGCGGCCCGCAAATCTACAAAATGGGGGCAAATGGCGGCGAAGCGCGTCGCGTCACCTTCTCCGGCAGCTACAACATCAGCCCGCGGATTTCGCCGGATGGTAAGTATTTGGCCTATATTTCGCGCCGCGAAGGGAAATTTCAGCTATTTCTGCTGGATTTGACCAATGGTCAGGAACAACGTCTCTCAGATACCGTCAAAGACGAATCACCGAGCTTTTCGCCGAATGGCAAATATTTGATGTACGCCACCGAATCCGGTCGTCGCGGCACCCTCGCAGTGGTTTCGGTTGACGGTCAGGTAAAACAGCGCCTGACGACCCAGGCAGGCGATATACGTGAGCCCACATGGGGTCCGTTTATGAAATAA
- the lptF gene encoding LPS export ABC transporter permease LptF has translation MIFQRALRRDLLSTAGAVFTTLFTITITVTLIRILGQAAGGKIASSDVVALLGFSALNYLPILLNLTGFVAVLLVVTRSYQDSEMVVWFASGLSLAKWIQPVLMFGLPIVTLTAVLSLFLTPWSNEQSAVYKERYANREDIARVSPGKFQESSSSDRVFFVEGVSGDSTKVKNIFVSSVLNGKTSVVVAKEGTVEIDQAGDKFLVMHQGRRYDGIPTQSDFELMEFDRYGVLVATQSKALVGDTSARATSTKELLSNRNNFNDGEILWRVSLPLMGILLMLLAIPLGFVNPRGGRSANLLIALFLFVFYSNMLSFAQATVVQNRSTLMLAWWPVHLVALIVVAVFFTWRLKVNSRYHPLVAWSLLKRTCLSRKAAA, from the coding sequence ATGATTTTTCAGCGCGCGCTCCGACGCGATTTGCTAAGTACCGCTGGCGCCGTCTTCACTACCCTGTTTACTATTACGATCACGGTGACCTTGATTCGTATTCTGGGGCAGGCTGCGGGTGGCAAGATCGCGTCCTCGGATGTCGTTGCGCTACTCGGTTTTTCCGCCCTCAATTACCTGCCTATCCTGCTGAACCTGACCGGTTTTGTCGCCGTCCTGCTGGTGGTGACGCGCAGCTATCAGGATTCCGAAATGGTGGTCTGGTTTGCTTCCGGCCTTAGCCTGGCGAAGTGGATCCAGCCGGTCCTGATGTTCGGCCTGCCTATCGTGACGCTGACCGCGGTACTCAGCCTGTTCCTGACACCGTGGTCGAACGAACAAAGTGCCGTTTATAAAGAGCGTTACGCGAACCGTGAAGATATTGCGCGCGTATCGCCGGGGAAATTCCAGGAATCTTCATCGTCTGATCGCGTGTTTTTTGTCGAAGGCGTGTCCGGTGATTCGACCAAGGTTAAGAATATCTTTGTCAGCAGCGTGCTGAATGGCAAGACCAGCGTCGTTGTCGCGAAAGAGGGTACGGTTGAAATCGACCAGGCCGGCGACAAATTCCTCGTCATGCATCAAGGTCGTCGTTATGACGGCATACCGACGCAATCGGATTTTGAATTGATGGAATTCGACCGCTATGGGGTACTGGTGGCGACCCAGTCCAAAGCGTTGGTCGGTGATACGTCGGCGCGTGCGACTTCGACCAAGGAACTGCTGAGCAATCGGAATAACTTTAATGACGGCGAAATATTGTGGCGGGTCTCACTGCCGCTGATGGGTATCTTGCTGATGCTGCTGGCGATCCCGCTGGGCTTTGTGAATCCACGCGGCGGCCGCTCGGCCAATCTGTTGATTGCGCTCTTCCTGTTTGTCTTCTATAGCAATATGTTGAGCTTCGCGCAGGCGACCGTGGTACAGAATCGTTCCACGCTGATGCTGGCCTGGTGGCCGGTGCATCTGGTCGCACTGATCGTGGTTGCCGTGTTCTTTACCTGGCGCCTGAAAGTGAACAGCCGTTATCACCCATTGGTTGCATGGTCGCTGCTCAAGCGCACCTGCCTGAGCCGGAAGGCGGCGGCATGA
- a CDS encoding cell envelope integrity protein TolA: MTDTTPYSVPKEPGRWRAITLAAAVHAALLVFFWIGIDWQNETPVAVQAEIWDMQAKEAAPLPPEPEPTPQPKPEPKPIIKETPKAEPVEPPAPKVDIALEREKKRKEQERKDKLAEEEKEKKLKQQAEQDKQQKLDKQAADKKAAEQQQKADLEKKRKQEAADAAVRDKIRAEEMRRLTGAVGSGGTGEAAKSQGSGRADSGYADKIRAKIRQNTTFIVPDGLSGNPAAEFDVELLPDGSLRGEPRLRKSSGVTGFDDAVKRAIERSQPFPPDKSGTVPSRFIVVHKPKDQ; encoded by the coding sequence ATGACAGATACCACGCCGTATTCCGTACCGAAAGAACCAGGTCGCTGGCGCGCCATCACGCTGGCAGCAGCAGTGCATGCCGCGCTGCTGGTATTTTTCTGGATCGGTATCGACTGGCAAAACGAAACCCCGGTCGCGGTGCAAGCCGAGATCTGGGATATGCAGGCGAAGGAAGCCGCACCGCTGCCGCCGGAACCGGAACCAACTCCGCAGCCGAAGCCCGAACCGAAACCTATTATCAAGGAAACGCCTAAAGCGGAGCCGGTAGAACCGCCTGCACCTAAAGTCGATATCGCACTCGAACGCGAAAAGAAACGCAAAGAGCAGGAGCGCAAGGACAAGCTGGCAGAAGAAGAAAAAGAGAAAAAGCTGAAACAGCAGGCTGAACAGGACAAACAGCAAAAACTGGATAAACAGGCCGCCGACAAGAAGGCTGCCGAACAGCAGCAAAAAGCCGATCTCGAGAAAAAGCGTAAGCAGGAAGCAGCCGATGCTGCCGTGCGCGACAAGATACGCGCCGAAGAAATGCGTCGCCTGACCGGTGCAGTCGGTAGCGGCGGCACCGGTGAAGCGGCCAAATCGCAAGGTAGTGGCCGTGCTGACAGTGGCTATGCCGACAAAATTCGCGCCAAAATCCGTCAAAACACGACATTTATCGTGCCGGATGGATTAAGCGGGAATCCTGCAGCCGAATTCGATGTCGAACTGCTGCCCGACGGCTCGTTACGCGGCGAACCCCGCCTGCGCAAGTCTTCCGGCGTGACCGGTTTCGATGATGCCGTCAAACGTGCGATCGAACGTTCGCAACCCTTTCCACCCGATAAATCCGGTACGGTACCGAGCCGCTTTATCGTCGTTCACAAACCGAAAGATCAGTAA
- a CDS encoding ExbD/TolR family protein, giving the protein MSFSSGSMRGGRTRKFKSEINVVPYIDVMLVLLVIFMVAAPLTNPGVINLPNAAKSTLPPTEYIRIDLRPDTSATLTIAGSKGGKAPTETAANRAALAQKLQAIHADRPELPVMISADKNIKYDEVIQAISEAKKLGIERVGLATK; this is encoded by the coding sequence ATGTCATTCTCATCCGGTAGCATGCGCGGCGGCCGTACCCGCAAGTTCAAGTCGGAAATCAACGTCGTGCCGTATATCGACGTCATGCTGGTACTGCTGGTGATTTTCATGGTGGCTGCGCCGCTGACCAATCCCGGCGTCATCAATTTGCCGAACGCGGCCAAATCGACGCTGCCGCCGACTGAATACATACGCATAGATTTGCGTCCGGACACCTCAGCCACGCTGACTATCGCCGGTAGCAAAGGCGGCAAGGCGCCGACCGAGACCGCAGCCAACCGCGCGGCACTGGCGCAAAAGCTGCAAGCCATACACGCTGATCGCCCTGAATTGCCGGTCATGATTTCGGCCGACAAAAACATCAAATACGACGAGGTGATTCAAGCCATCTCGGAAGCCAAAAAACTTGGGATAGAGCGAGTTGGGCTAGCAACCAAGTGA
- a CDS encoding CbiX/SirB N-terminal domain-containing protein produces MNKRALILFAHGARDPRWAEPFQRLQALVKAQSPELVVELAFLELMTPRLPELMAELAQAGVTEVTVVPVFLGQGGHVRADLPSIVDELKLQYPAVSFTIVEAVGENEQVLQAMASYCLGTLN; encoded by the coding sequence ATGAACAAGCGTGCGCTCATCCTGTTTGCGCACGGCGCCCGCGACCCACGCTGGGCCGAACCGTTCCAGCGCCTGCAGGCGCTGGTCAAAGCGCAATCGCCCGAGCTGGTGGTGGAACTGGCTTTCCTCGAATTGATGACGCCGCGTTTGCCGGAACTAATGGCGGAACTGGCGCAGGCCGGCGTGACGGAAGTCACGGTGGTACCGGTCTTCCTCGGGCAGGGCGGTCATGTACGGGCTGATTTGCCAAGCATCGTTGATGAATTGAAACTGCAATATCCTGCAGTCAGTTTCACTATTGTCGAAGCAGTCGGGGAAAATGAACAGGTATTACAGGCGATGGCCAGCTATTGCCTGGGTACGCTGAACTGA